From Rubrivirga sp. SAORIC476, a single genomic window includes:
- a CDS encoding peptidoglycan recognition family protein, translating to MRLLVCLAVLAVALPATAQDRTPLPPGVDVMSREAWGGTPPTGPMVPQTPAALTIHHAGTPMRPDRSPEDILRALLAFSTSQDTLADGSVKRAWADIPYHFAITADGTILEARDVQFQGATNTVYDLSDQILVELDGNFEIESPTEAQMASLLALSEALARQWGFGPATVAGHRDRAPGQTVCPGDSLVARFPDIRDAVARGARQSLSGAWVADLRTSPEAAPDLVPLTLSVDALGRVTGTLGDTVISSGSVDATWDALRFTFSVETADDSVQTHGAVRGGRLEATSVGPDGTLVVWSAVRSE from the coding sequence ATGCGCCTCCTCGTCTGTCTCGCCGTGCTCGCCGTCGCGCTTCCCGCGACCGCCCAGGACCGGACGCCGCTGCCGCCCGGCGTGGACGTGATGTCGCGTGAGGCGTGGGGCGGGACGCCCCCGACCGGGCCGATGGTGCCGCAGACGCCGGCCGCGCTGACGATCCACCATGCGGGCACGCCGATGCGGCCGGACCGGTCGCCGGAGGACATCCTCCGGGCGCTCCTCGCCTTCTCGACGAGCCAGGACACGCTGGCCGATGGTTCCGTGAAACGGGCCTGGGCGGACATCCCCTACCACTTCGCCATCACGGCGGACGGCACCATCCTGGAGGCGCGGGACGTGCAGTTCCAGGGCGCGACCAACACCGTCTACGACCTCAGCGACCAGATCCTGGTGGAGTTGGACGGCAACTTCGAGATCGAGTCGCCGACGGAGGCGCAGATGGCGAGCCTGCTGGCGCTCTCGGAGGCGCTGGCCCGGCAGTGGGGCTTCGGCCCGGCGACGGTGGCGGGGCACCGCGACCGGGCTCCCGGCCAGACGGTCTGCCCCGGCGACTCGCTCGTGGCGCGCTTCCCCGACATCCGCGACGCCGTCGCCCGCGGCGCCCGCCAGTCGCTGAGCGGGGCGTGGGTGGCCGACCTCCGCACGTCGCCCGAGGCGGCCCCGGACCTCGTTCCGCTGACGCTGTCTGTCGACGCCCTGGGAAGGGTGACGGGGACGCTGGGCGACACGGTGATCTCGTCGGGGAGCGTGGATGCGACGTGGGACGCGCTCCGGTTTACGTTCTCGGTGGAGACGGCCGATGACTCGGTCCAGACACACGGCGCGGTCCGCGGCGGGCGTTTGGAGGCCACGTCGGTCGGTCCGGACGGGACGCTGGTCGTCTGGTCGGCCGTCCGCTCCGAGTAA
- a CDS encoding glutaredoxin family protein has protein sequence MRFAFLALLLVAVTGCRFEARPAAEDPAPASAAAAPGEFSDSLVETTTPDGKPAVVLYVTEWCPYCAQAREFMDAEDVPHRVVDIEKDPAGAAEYAARGGTGGIPLVAVGENTIQGWSEEVATQMLTEAGYK, from the coding sequence ATGCGCTTCGCCTTCCTCGCCCTTCTGCTCGTCGCCGTCACCGGCTGCCGCTTCGAGGCCCGCCCTGCGGCCGAGGATCCGGCGCCGGCCTCCGCTGCCGCTGCTCCGGGAGAGTTCTCGGACTCGCTGGTCGAGACGACGACGCCGGACGGCAAGCCTGCCGTCGTGCTCTACGTGACGGAGTGGTGCCCGTACTGCGCGCAGGCGCGCGAGTTCATGGACGCGGAGGACGTTCCGCACCGGGTCGTGGACATCGAGAAGGACCCGGCGGGGGCGGCGGAGTACGCGGCGCGCGGCGGCACGGGCGGGATCCCGCTGGTGGCGGTCGGGGAGAACACGATCCAGGGCTGGAGCGAGGAGGTGGCGACCCAGATGCTGACGGAGGCGGGGTACAAGTAG